In Sideroxyarcus emersonii, one DNA window encodes the following:
- a CDS encoding DMT family transporter, with protein sequence MPTKQNVMPVAGVLSGALVWGLIWYPYRILQEAGMSGAMATCITYLLAMLCGAFMLPRIWRERSTFGWWALLLVLSAGWANFGYVLGMLHGEVMRVLLLFYLAPVWTILFSFWMLGERLDRYGYLILGLSLCGAMVMLWKPELGLPLPQNLSEWLGLSAGMGFALSNVTSRRAAHLSVETKSFSLWLGTAVLALPFLLWQGEVTVQLVSISWHSWLLLAVMGLVLCATSFAVQYGVTHLTANRAVVLFLFELVVASLSSYFLANEALGLRDGLGAALIVSASLLSGKLYSDKSLG encoded by the coding sequence GTGCCAACAAAACAAAATGTGATGCCGGTTGCCGGTGTATTGAGCGGAGCCTTGGTGTGGGGCTTGATCTGGTATCCCTACCGTATCCTGCAGGAAGCCGGCATGTCCGGTGCGATGGCTACGTGTATCACCTACCTGTTGGCCATGCTGTGCGGCGCGTTCATGTTGCCGCGAATATGGCGCGAGCGTTCGACGTTCGGCTGGTGGGCCTTGTTGCTGGTATTGAGCGCAGGCTGGGCGAATTTCGGCTACGTACTGGGAATGCTGCATGGGGAGGTGATGCGGGTACTGCTGCTGTTCTACCTTGCGCCGGTGTGGACCATCCTGTTTTCTTTCTGGATGCTGGGCGAGCGACTGGACCGCTATGGCTATCTTATCCTCGGCCTGTCGCTGTGCGGGGCCATGGTCATGTTATGGAAGCCAGAACTGGGGTTGCCGCTGCCGCAGAATCTTTCCGAATGGCTGGGGCTCTCGGCAGGCATGGGCTTTGCGCTTTCCAATGTCACTTCGCGCCGCGCAGCCCATCTGTCGGTGGAAACAAAGTCTTTCAGCCTGTGGCTGGGGACGGCGGTCCTGGCCTTGCCTTTCCTGTTGTGGCAGGGCGAGGTCACTGTGCAATTGGTATCGATCTCCTGGCATTCCTGGCTGTTGCTGGCGGTGATGGGGCTGGTGCTCTGTGCGACCAGTTTTGCCGTGCAATATGGCGTTACCCATCTCACGGCAAACAGGGCGGTGGTGTTGTTCCTGTTTGAACTGGTGGTTGCTTCACTGTCTTCATATTTCCTCGCGAACGAAGCGCTGGGATTACGGGATGGCCTCGGTGCCGCCCTCATCGTTTCGGCCAGTCTGCTTTCGGGCAAATTGTATTCGGACAAAAGCTTGGGTTAG
- the hpnD gene encoding presqualene diphosphate synthase HpnD, with protein MTPDEYCQDKAASSGSSFYNSFRFLPRDKRRAITALYAFCREVDDVVDECSDADVARATLNWWRNEVAAIFGGKPQHPVAQALVPVVRQFNLPQEHLLEIIDGMEMDLDQPRYADFKSLQLYCYRVASVVGLLSAEIFGYTDRETLKYAHDLGIALQLTNIIRDVGEDARRNRIYLPMDEMQRFGVTAADILNARETEGFARLMAFQIERAQRYYQQALEHLPAVDRKAQRAGLIMAAIYRATLDQVVASGCHVLKERVSLTPTYKLWLAFKAWLGN; from the coding sequence ATGACTCCCGACGAATATTGCCAAGACAAGGCAGCTTCCAGCGGCTCCAGCTTCTACAACAGTTTCCGCTTCCTGCCCAGGGACAAGCGCCGCGCCATCACGGCGCTGTATGCCTTCTGCCGCGAAGTGGACGACGTCGTGGACGAGTGCTCCGATGCCGATGTGGCGCGCGCCACGCTCAACTGGTGGCGCAACGAGGTCGCCGCCATCTTTGGCGGCAAGCCCCAGCATCCGGTCGCCCAGGCTTTGGTGCCTGTCGTCAGGCAATTCAACCTGCCGCAGGAACACCTGCTGGAGATCATCGACGGCATGGAGATGGACCTCGACCAGCCGCGCTACGCCGATTTCAAATCGCTGCAACTGTATTGCTACCGCGTCGCCTCGGTCGTTGGCCTGCTGTCGGCCGAGATCTTCGGCTACACCGACCGCGAGACGCTGAAATACGCACACGACCTCGGCATCGCCTTGCAGCTCACCAACATCATCCGCGATGTCGGAGAGGATGCGCGGCGCAACCGCATCTACCTGCCGATGGACGAAATGCAGCGGTTCGGGGTCACTGCGGCAGACATCCTCAACGCGCGCGAGACCGAAGGGTTCGCCAGGCTGATGGCATTCCAGATCGAACGCGCGCAACGCTATTACCAGCAAGCGCTGGAACATCTGCCCGCGGTCGACCGCAAGGCCCAGCGCGCCGGACTCATCATGGCTGCGATCTACCGCGCCACACTGGATCAAGTCGTGGCCAGCGGCTGCCATGTACTGAAAGAACGGGTCTCGCTCACACCGACCTACAAGCTGTGGCTGGCATTCAAGGCATGGCTCGGGAACTGA
- the dapD gene encoding 2,3,4,5-tetrahydropyridine-2,6-dicarboxylate N-succinyltransferase codes for MPQLQAIIEEAFERRAEITPRNVDAQLKETINTVIEYLDQGKLRVAEKIDGQWVTHQWIKKAVLLSFRIEDNAFIKGGFTNYFDKVPSKFADYNSKEFREGGFRVVPPAAARRGAYIAKNVVLMPSYVNIGGYVDEGTMVDTWATVGSCAQIGKNVHLSGGVGIGGVLEPVQANPTIIEDNCFIGARSEVVEGVIVEEGSVISMGVFIGQSTKILDRETGEIIYGRVPAGSVVVSGSMPSKDGKYSLYCAVIVKKVDAKTLGKTGINELLRGI; via the coding sequence ATGCCGCAATTGCAAGCCATCATCGAAGAAGCCTTTGAACGCCGTGCCGAGATCACCCCGCGCAACGTGGATGCGCAGCTGAAAGAAACCATCAACACCGTGATCGAGTATCTCGACCAGGGCAAACTGCGCGTGGCCGAGAAGATCGACGGCCAGTGGGTCACCCACCAGTGGATCAAGAAGGCTGTGCTACTGTCCTTCCGCATCGAGGACAATGCCTTCATCAAGGGCGGCTTCACCAACTACTTCGACAAGGTGCCATCCAAGTTCGCCGACTACAACTCCAAGGAATTCCGCGAAGGCGGCTTCCGCGTGGTGCCTCCGGCTGCCGCACGCCGCGGCGCCTACATCGCCAAGAACGTGGTGCTGATGCCTTCCTACGTCAACATCGGCGGCTATGTAGATGAAGGCACCATGGTCGACACCTGGGCCACCGTCGGCTCCTGCGCACAGATCGGCAAGAACGTGCACCTGTCGGGCGGCGTCGGCATCGGCGGCGTGCTGGAACCGGTGCAGGCCAATCCCACCATCATCGAGGACAACTGCTTCATCGGCGCGCGCTCTGAAGTGGTCGAGGGCGTGATCGTGGAAGAAGGCTCGGTGATCTCGATGGGCGTGTTCATCGGCCAGAGCACCAAGATCCTCGACCGCGAGACCGGCGAGATCATCTATGGCCGCGTACCTGCCGGCTCCGTGGTGGTCAGCGGCAGCATGCCTTCCAAGGACGGCAAGTACAGCCTGTACTGCGCGGTGATCGTGAAGAAGGTGGACGCCAAGACGCTGGGCAAGACCGGCATCAACGAACTGCTGCGAGGCATTTAA
- the dapC gene encoding succinyldiaminopimelate transaminase has protein sequence MNRDLDKLQPYPFQKLASLFGAVKPNSSLKPIGLHIGEPKHATPQFIKDALINGLDGLANYPTTIGSDALRTAIADWLASRYGIPPLDAKTQVLPVNGSREALFAFAQAVIDRSRNDPAVVCPNPFYQIYEGAAFLAGATPYFLNTLPEDDFALNFAQLPESVWQRTQLIYVCSPGNPNGRVMPLSEWKTLFEMSDRHDFVIAADECYSEIYFGTDKPLGALQAAQQLGRTDYKNLVVFSSLSKRSNVPGMRSGFVAGDARVLEKFALYRTYHGCAMNPAIQAATIAAWNDEAHVAENRRLYAEKFSKVIALLAPVLPVTRPDAGFYLWLRTPVADTGFAQQLHRDYNVSVLPGSYLAREAHGINPGANFIRLALVAGLDETLEAARRIAEFTQKLS, from the coding sequence ATGAATCGCGACCTAGACAAGCTTCAACCCTATCCGTTTCAGAAACTGGCCAGCCTGTTTGGCGCAGTCAAACCAAATTCATCATTGAAACCGATCGGCCTGCACATCGGCGAACCCAAACATGCAACGCCGCAATTCATCAAGGATGCCCTGATTAACGGCCTCGATGGACTGGCAAATTATCCCACAACCATCGGCAGCGATGCTTTGCGCACTGCAATCGCCGACTGGCTGGCGAGCCGTTACGGTATTCCCCCCCTCGACGCCAAGACCCAGGTCCTGCCGGTGAACGGCAGTCGCGAAGCATTGTTCGCATTCGCACAGGCGGTCATCGACCGCAGCAGGAACGATCCGGCCGTGGTCTGCCCCAATCCGTTCTACCAGATCTACGAAGGAGCGGCATTCCTGGCTGGCGCGACGCCCTATTTCCTCAACACGCTGCCGGAAGACGATTTCGCGCTGAACTTTGCCCAGTTGCCCGAATCCGTCTGGCAGCGCACGCAGCTCATCTACGTCTGCTCGCCAGGCAACCCGAACGGCCGGGTAATGCCGTTGTCCGAATGGAAAACCTTGTTCGAGATGAGCGACCGCCATGATTTTGTCATCGCCGCGGACGAATGTTATTCCGAAATTTATTTCGGCACCGACAAGCCGCTGGGGGCGCTGCAAGCTGCACAGCAACTGGGCCGCACGGACTACAAGAATCTGGTGGTATTCTCCAGCCTGTCCAAGCGCTCCAACGTCCCGGGCATGCGCTCCGGTTTCGTCGCCGGCGACGCCAGGGTGCTGGAGAAATTCGCGCTGTACCGCACCTATCACGGTTGCGCCATGAACCCGGCGATCCAGGCAGCCACCATCGCGGCCTGGAATGACGAAGCGCATGTCGCCGAGAATCGCCGCCTGTATGCCGAGAAATTTTCCAAGGTCATTGCCCTGCTCGCTCCGGTATTGCCCGTAACCAGGCCCGATGCCGGATTCTACCTGTGGCTGCGCACCCCTGTCGCCGATACCGGCTTCGCGCAACAGCTCCACCGCGACTATAATGTCTCCGTGTTGCCCGGCAGCTATCTTGCCCGCGAAGCGCACGGGATCAACCCCGGCGCGAACTTCATCCGTCTGGCGCTGGTAGCCGGCCTGGACGAGACGCTGGAAGCCGCACGACGTATCGCCGAATTCACCCAAAAACTAAGTTAG
- the hpnC gene encoding squalene synthase HpnC → MSVDHYENFPVASILMPRRLRKPVAAIYHFARAADDIADEGDLPDAERLRRLDEFRAELKRIETDESPHTPLFRRLAAEVQAHALPMPPFYDLLDAFSQDVVKKRYADFAELQDYCRRSANPVGNLLLHLYEEATPVALAYSDAICSALQLINFWQDVARDYAIGRIYLPQEDLAKFGVEEAQIAQGVDDEAWRALMEFEVDRARTLMLQGAPLGSMLRGRIGLEMRMIIAGGLRILDKLQAADYDMFRHRPVLRPFDWVIMLAKSAPLRF, encoded by the coding sequence ATGTCTGTCGACCATTACGAGAATTTCCCCGTCGCTTCCATTCTGATGCCCCGCCGGCTGCGCAAGCCGGTGGCCGCGATCTACCATTTTGCCCGCGCGGCGGATGACATCGCCGATGAGGGCGACCTGCCCGACGCAGAACGCTTGCGCCGCCTTGACGAGTTCCGCGCCGAACTGAAGCGCATCGAAACCGATGAAAGCCCCCACACCCCCCTGTTCCGGCGCCTTGCCGCCGAGGTGCAGGCACATGCGCTGCCGATGCCGCCGTTCTATGACCTGCTCGACGCCTTCTCGCAGGACGTGGTGAAAAAGCGCTATGCCGATTTCGCCGAGCTGCAGGACTACTGCCGCCGCTCGGCCAATCCGGTCGGCAACCTGTTGCTGCATCTGTACGAAGAAGCCACACCGGTCGCCCTGGCTTACTCCGATGCCATCTGCAGCGCGCTGCAATTGATCAACTTCTGGCAGGACGTAGCCAGGGACTACGCCATCGGCCGCATCTACCTGCCACAGGAAGATCTGGCGAAATTCGGCGTCGAGGAGGCGCAGATCGCACAGGGTGTCGACGATGAGGCCTGGCGTGCACTGATGGAATTCGAGGTCGACCGTGCGCGGACCCTGATGCTGCAGGGCGCCCCTTTGGGCAGCATGCTCCGCGGACGCATCGGGCTGGAGATGCGCATGATCATCGCGGGCGGCCTGCGCATCCTCGACAAGCTGCAGGCAGCCGACTACGACATGTTCCGCCACCGCCCGGTATTGCGCCCGTTCGACTGGGTTATCATGCTGGCCAAAAGTGCGCCATTGCGATTCTGA
- a CDS encoding HD domain-containing protein, with product MSDDVNALFDNNDPEIVWAKSTALILRMSPAYDFSLIQSVFDDVLKLFRGDYPGYGPIRTLYHDLPHTLEVLLCGVRLMHGVHVSGDHLSDAEITLVVLAIMMHDVGYAQLRGEESGTGAQYTQTHVQRGIEFMRRYFAERNLSPDIAVAVTGMILGTEHNRPFAGIDFNDDRARMLARIVATADITGQMADRIYLEKLLFLFLEFREAHFGSYQSMYDLLCQTSRFYETTREKLDGALGGIYKKFEYHFKDTMGVDNNYYLEAIAKNMVYLSKVVAHNEAELFAMLKRNGVVEKTRKLA from the coding sequence ATGTCTGACGATGTCAATGCGTTATTCGACAATAATGATCCCGAGATCGTCTGGGCGAAATCGACTGCGCTGATCCTGCGCATGAGTCCGGCATACGATTTCAGTCTGATTCAGTCAGTCTTCGACGACGTGCTGAAGCTGTTCCGGGGGGATTATCCGGGATATGGCCCGATCAGGACGCTGTACCACGATCTGCCGCATACGCTGGAAGTCTTGCTGTGCGGGGTAAGGCTGATGCATGGCGTGCATGTCTCGGGCGATCACCTGAGCGATGCGGAGATCACCCTAGTGGTGCTTGCGATCATGATGCACGATGTCGGTTATGCGCAATTGAGGGGCGAGGAGAGCGGCACGGGTGCCCAATACACACAGACCCATGTCCAGCGCGGTATCGAATTCATGCGACGATATTTCGCCGAACGCAATCTGTCGCCGGACATTGCAGTTGCCGTCACCGGCATGATTCTCGGGACCGAACACAATCGTCCGTTTGCGGGCATCGATTTCAACGACGACAGGGCGCGCATGCTGGCTCGCATCGTTGCCACCGCCGACATTACCGGGCAGATGGCAGACCGTATATATCTGGAAAAACTGCTCTTCCTGTTCCTGGAGTTCAGGGAAGCGCATTTCGGCAGCTACCAAAGCATGTACGATCTGCTGTGCCAGACCAGCCGTTTTTATGAAACGACGCGCGAAAAACTGGATGGGGCATTAGGGGGAATCTACAAGAAGTTTGAATATCACTTCAAGGACACGATGGGTGTCGACAACAACTATTATCTGGAAGCCATCGCCAAGAACATGGTCTATCTGTCCAAGGTCGTTGCGCATAACGAAGCCGAGCTTTTCGCCATGTTGAAGCGCAACGGGGTGGTCGAAAAAACACGCAAGCTTGCTTAA
- a CDS encoding PilT/PilU family type 4a pilus ATPase, with amino-acid sequence MIITPLLQLAADKQASDLFLSVGAPINIKIDGVVMPVNAQILDEATVRRIAYEMMTEAQINEFELHMEMNFSFRVPGIGNFRVNVFRQRSSVAVVIRYVRGDVLNVEELNLPLVLKELVMEKRGLVLMVGATGSGKSTTLAAMIQHRNETQSGHILTIEDPLEYMFRHSKSIVNQREVGTDTTSYETALVSAMREAPDVLMVGEIRDRETLKHALIFAQTGHLCLSTLHANNSYHALNRMVNFFPYDARPSILSDLSLCLRAVISQRLIRNSKGKLMPAVEVLLNSSLIADLIKSDQIDQIRDAIEQSVSPGSQTFEQALYKLFKSGHISKEEALRNADSASNLSSLIDYSQTSKMKVYDPNANQPGHAAPAADFDAIKLNIEVPGSGT; translated from the coding sequence ATGATCATTACGCCATTGCTGCAACTGGCTGCCGACAAGCAGGCCTCCGACCTGTTCCTGTCGGTCGGCGCACCGATCAACATCAAGATCGATGGCGTGGTGATGCCGGTGAATGCGCAAATACTCGACGAAGCGACGGTCAGGCGCATCGCCTACGAGATGATGACCGAAGCGCAGATCAACGAGTTCGAACTGCACATGGAGATGAACTTTTCCTTCCGCGTGCCCGGCATCGGCAACTTCCGCGTCAACGTGTTCCGCCAGCGCAGCAGCGTCGCCGTGGTGATCCGCTACGTGCGCGGCGACGTGCTGAACGTCGAGGAACTGAACCTGCCGCTGGTGCTGAAGGAACTGGTCATGGAGAAACGCGGCCTGGTGCTGATGGTCGGCGCCACGGGCTCCGGCAAATCGACCACCCTGGCGGCGATGATCCAGCATCGCAACGAAACGCAGAGCGGCCACATCCTGACCATCGAAGACCCGCTCGAGTACATGTTCCGGCACAGCAAGTCGATCGTGAACCAGCGCGAGGTCGGAACGGATACCACCAGCTATGAGACTGCGCTGGTCAGCGCGATGCGCGAAGCGCCGGACGTGCTGATGGTGGGCGAGATCCGCGACCGCGAGACGCTGAAACATGCGTTGATTTTTGCCCAGACCGGCCACCTGTGCCTGTCCACCCTGCACGCCAACAACAGCTACCACGCGCTCAACCGCATGGTGAACTTCTTCCCCTATGACGCCCGCCCCAGCATCCTGTCCGACCTGTCGCTGTGCTTGCGCGCCGTCATTTCGCAGCGCCTGATCCGCAACTCGAAAGGAAAACTGATGCCGGCGGTGGAGGTTTTGCTGAATTCCTCGCTCATCGCCGACCTGATCAAGAGCGACCAGATCGACCAGATCCGCGATGCCATCGAGCAAAGTGTCTCGCCCGGCTCGCAGACCTTCGAGCAGGCGCTGTACAAGCTCTTCAAGTCAGGCCATATCAGCAAGGAAGAAGCCTTGCGCAACGCCGACTCGGCCAGCAACCTGTCTTCGCTCATCGACTACTCCCAGACCAGCAAGATGAAAGTGTATGACCCGAACGCGAACCAGCCCGGCCATGCTGCCCCTGCCGCCGATTTCGACGCCATCAAGCTCAATATCGAAGTACCGGGTTCGGGAACATGA
- the dapE gene encoding succinyl-diaminopimelate desuccinylase produces the protein MSKTLELTKQLISRRSLTPMDDGCIDIIGARLAPLDFSLEKMRHSEVDNLWARRGNASPVVCFAGHTDVVPTGPVNKWDSDPFTPTVRDGMLYGRGAADMKGSLAAFVTAIEKFVAAHPQHRGSIALLLTSDEEGVAVDGTVRVVEALQERDEKLDYCIVGEPTSVSKMGDTIKNGRRGSLSGTLTVKGVQGHIAYPHLVKNPIHLAAPAIAELAATEWDKGNEYFPPTSWQISNIHGGTGATNVVPGTVEILFNFRHSTASTVDQLKTRVHAILDKHKLEYDLKWEMSGKPYLTPRGDLVEAVSAAIRQVQGIETELSTSGGTSDGRFIADICTQVLELGPLNATIHKLNECVAVDDLDALSEIYYLTLCKLLA, from the coding sequence ATGAGCAAAACCCTGGAACTCACCAAACAACTCATTTCCCGCCGTTCGCTCACCCCGATGGACGACGGCTGCATCGACATCATCGGTGCGCGCCTGGCCCCGCTCGACTTCAGCCTGGAAAAAATGCGCCACAGCGAAGTGGATAACCTGTGGGCCCGCCGCGGCAACGCATCCCCCGTGGTCTGCTTCGCCGGACACACCGATGTCGTGCCGACCGGCCCGGTGAACAAATGGGACAGCGATCCCTTCACCCCCACGGTACGCGACGGCATGCTGTACGGCCGCGGCGCTGCGGACATGAAGGGCTCGCTGGCCGCCTTCGTCACCGCCATCGAAAAATTCGTCGCCGCACACCCGCAGCATCGCGGCTCCATCGCGCTGCTGCTCACCTCGGATGAGGAAGGCGTCGCTGTCGATGGCACGGTACGGGTGGTGGAAGCCTTGCAGGAACGCGACGAGAAGCTGGATTACTGCATCGTCGGCGAACCGACCTCGGTCAGCAAAATGGGCGATACCATCAAGAACGGCCGGCGCGGCTCGCTCTCCGGCACCCTCACCGTCAAAGGAGTTCAAGGCCACATCGCCTATCCGCACCTGGTGAAGAATCCCATCCACCTGGCCGCCCCGGCCATCGCCGAACTGGCTGCGACCGAATGGGACAAAGGCAACGAATATTTCCCGCCGACCTCCTGGCAGATCTCCAACATCCACGGCGGCACGGGCGCGACCAACGTCGTGCCGGGCACGGTAGAAATCCTGTTCAACTTCCGCCACTCGACCGCCAGCACGGTGGACCAGCTGAAGACCCGCGTGCATGCCATCCTCGACAAGCACAAACTGGAATACGACCTTAAATGGGAGATGTCCGGCAAACCCTACCTCACGCCGCGCGGCGACCTGGTAGAAGCAGTGAGTGCGGCCATCAGGCAGGTGCAAGGCATCGAAACCGAGCTGTCCACTAGCGGCGGCACCTCGGACGGCCGATTCATCGCCGACATCTGCACGCAAGTGCTCGAACTCGGCCCCCTGAATGCGACCATCCACAAACTCAACGAATGCGTGGCTGTGGACGATCTCGATGCGCTGTCCGAGATCTATTACCTGACGTTGTGCAAATTGCTGGCCTGA
- a CDS encoding ArsC family reductase, with protein sequence MKLYGIPNCDTVKKARVWLDEHDVHYEFHDFRKHGVSAALLSAWLEQVGWQKLLKKTGPTWGKLPDAVKSSIKDDASALALMLEKPNVIKRPVLEHNGKVLATGFNVNDYENFKL encoded by the coding sequence ATGAAGCTGTATGGCATCCCCAACTGCGACACGGTGAAAAAAGCCCGTGTGTGGCTGGATGAACACGACGTGCATTATGAGTTCCACGACTTCAGGAAACACGGGGTTTCCGCGGCCCTGCTCAGCGCCTGGCTCGAACAGGTCGGCTGGCAGAAACTGCTGAAGAAGACCGGTCCGACCTGGGGAAAACTGCCGGACGCGGTCAAGTCCTCGATCAAGGACGATGCCTCTGCCCTGGCTCTGATGCTGGAAAAACCCAACGTCATCAAACGTCCCGTACTGGAGCACAACGGCAAAGTGCTGGCGACCGGATTCAACGTAAACGATTACGAAAACTTCAAACTGTGA
- the hpnE gene encoding hydroxysqualene dehydroxylase HpnE: protein MGIIGGGYAGMAAAVELAARGIPVTVFESARQLGGRARGVLYNHIRLDNGQHLLLGCYRETLRLIELTGGCTRQDFLRLPLQLDLHGHFSLRAPRLPAPLHLLAALLKADGLSWDERMKAARFMLALRRMRFRLPQDMTVAALLALHAQDADLTLKLWEPLCIAALNTPIHKASAQVLLNVLRDALNRSRADSDMLLPRIDFTALFPQRAAAFVERHGGKVLLSSGVTGIAPNHGGIELHTADGSQNFSRVICAAPPAIAARLLRPLAALTGTVAQIDTLEYQPIYTVYLQYPPHITLPHPMLGLHRRFSQWLFDKGRIAGQHGLLAAVISAEGLHQELEQKELAEKVITELREEFGITETPAWFQVIAEKRATFCCAPDLQRPAQQTALPNLLLAGDYTAGDYPATLEGAVISGIRCAEMLSRQA, encoded by the coding sequence GTGGGTATCATCGGCGGCGGCTATGCGGGCATGGCTGCCGCAGTCGAACTGGCAGCACGCGGCATTCCCGTCACCGTCTTTGAAAGCGCCAGGCAACTCGGCGGCAGAGCGCGCGGGGTGCTGTATAACCACATCCGGCTCGATAACGGCCAGCACCTGCTGCTCGGCTGCTACCGCGAGACACTGCGTCTGATCGAACTGACAGGCGGCTGCACCCGGCAGGATTTCCTGCGCCTGCCGTTGCAACTGGATCTGCACGGCCATTTCTCGCTCCGGGCTCCCCGCCTGCCTGCCCCGCTCCATCTGCTGGCCGCCCTGCTCAAAGCTGACGGGCTGAGCTGGGACGAACGCATGAAAGCGGCCCGTTTCATGCTCGCATTGCGCCGCATGCGATTCCGCCTGCCCCAAGACATGACGGTCGCGGCACTGCTCGCCCTTCATGCCCAGGACGCCGACTTAACGCTGAAGCTGTGGGAACCGCTGTGCATCGCCGCGCTGAACACCCCCATCCACAAGGCCTCCGCACAGGTGTTATTGAACGTGCTGCGCGACGCACTGAACCGTTCGCGCGCCGACAGCGACATGCTGTTGCCGCGCATCGACTTCACGGCTCTGTTTCCGCAACGGGCGGCAGCCTTTGTCGAGCGGCATGGCGGCAAGGTGCTGCTCTCCAGCGGCGTGACCGGCATCGCACCGAACCACGGCGGCATCGAACTGCACACCGCCGACGGCAGCCAGAACTTCAGCCGCGTCATCTGCGCCGCGCCCCCCGCTATCGCCGCCCGGCTGCTGCGGCCCCTCGCCGCGCTCACCGGCACGGTCGCCCAGATAGACACGCTGGAATACCAGCCGATCTACACCGTGTACCTGCAATATCCGCCGCACATCACCCTCCCGCACCCGATGCTCGGGCTGCATCGGCGATTCAGCCAATGGCTGTTCGACAAGGGGCGCATCGCCGGACAACACGGGCTGCTGGCGGCCGTCATCAGCGCGGAAGGACTGCACCAGGAATTGGAGCAGAAGGAATTGGCGGAGAAGGTCATCACCGAATTGCGCGAAGAGTTCGGTATCACCGAAACGCCGGCATGGTTCCAGGTCATTGCCGAAAAACGCGCCACCTTTTGTTGCGCGCCCGACCTGCAGCGTCCCGCGCAACAAACCGCGCTTCCCAATCTGCTGCTGGCCGGGGACTATACCGCCGGCGACTATCCGGCCACGCTGGAAGGTGCGGTTATCAGCGGCATACGCTGTGCGGAGATGCTGAGCAGGCAAGCCTGA
- the prmB gene encoding 50S ribosomal protein L3 N(5)-glutamine methyltransferase has translation MDINHFSEASASLTTVRDCLRFAVSRFNEAELFFGHGSGNAYDEAAYLILHTLNLPLDRLDPFLDAKLTQSELYDVLDIIERRTEQRIPAAYLTNQAWLGDLSFYVDERVIVPRSFIAELLREQLVPWIADAERIGNVLDMCTGSGCLAILAAHAFPNAHVDAVDLSADALDVAQYNVTDHALEDRISLIESDMFAKLQGKRYDLIISNPPYVDAPSVAALPQEYRYEPELALGSGTDGLDATRTILAHAAAHLADNGILVVEIGHNRDALEAAFPNLPFTWLDVSAGDEFVFLLHKNDLA, from the coding sequence ATGGACATCAACCACTTTTCCGAGGCCAGCGCCTCGCTCACCACGGTACGCGACTGCCTGCGCTTCGCAGTCAGCCGCTTCAACGAGGCAGAGCTTTTCTTCGGTCACGGCAGCGGCAATGCCTACGATGAGGCCGCCTACCTCATCCTGCACACCCTCAATCTACCGCTCGACCGGCTCGACCCGTTCCTCGATGCGAAGCTGACCCAGTCGGAACTGTACGACGTGCTGGATATCATCGAGCGGCGCACCGAGCAGCGCATCCCGGCAGCCTACCTGACCAATCAGGCATGGCTGGGCGATCTGTCGTTCTACGTCGACGAGCGCGTCATCGTGCCGCGATCCTTCATCGCCGAGCTGCTGCGCGAACAGCTCGTGCCCTGGATCGCCGATGCGGAGCGCATCGGCAACGTGCTGGACATGTGCACCGGCAGCGGCTGCCTGGCCATCCTGGCGGCACATGCCTTCCCGAATGCCCACGTCGACGCCGTCGACCTGTCTGCCGATGCCCTGGATGTCGCCCAGTACAACGTCACCGACCATGCGCTGGAAGACCGCATCTCGCTGATCGAATCTGACATGTTCGCCAAATTGCAGGGCAAACGCTACGACCTGATCATCAGCAATCCCCCCTATGTCGATGCGCCCTCGGTCGCCGCACTGCCGCAGGAATATCGTTACGAACCGGAGCTGGCGCTGGGCAGCGGTACGGATGGCCTGGATGCCACCCGTACCATCCTCGCGCATGCCGCAGCCCACCTCGCCGATAACGGTATCCTCGTCGTCGAGATCGGCCATAACCGCGATGCACTCGAAGCCGCTTTCCCCAACCTGCCCTTCACCTGGCTGGATGTCAGCGCCGGGGATGAGTTCGTGTTCCTGCTGCACAAGAATGACCTGGCGTAA